In Leptotrichia buccalis C-1013-b, the genomic window CTTCATTTAATCAAAATATTTCTGATTCAAGTGAAAAAAATCAGTTTAATTTTTCATCTGAAAATTCAATTCCTTATGTTATAATCAATCTTTCTGATGATTTTTCATATGAGAACAGTTCTAAATATATTACTCAGATAAAAAAAAATAACAAATTAGGCATAAAAAATCTTGGTTACGTTACAACAAACGAATATTTAAAAAGTATTGACAAAATTTATTCTGAGATTGATAAATATATGGAATTTTTTGGTGAAAACTATATTTCAGGAATTTTTTTTGATGAATTATCTTCTGGAAAAAACTTATCAGAAGTAAAATACATGTCCCAGCTATACAATTACGTTAAAACTAAATATCCTGATTCATTAGTTGTCGGAAATCCTGGAGGAACTATTACAGATGAGATGTCAAAATATGCTGACTTATGGCTGACAAGCGAAGTTTCCGCTGATGACTATATTAACAACTGGATTCCCAGAAATTATGAATTTGAAAATAATCCTGCAAATTCGAGTCATATTGTTCACGTTATCCATTCTGCAAAGCCAGAGCAGTATGAAACTCTGGTAAATTTGTCAAAGGAGCGGAATGCAGGTTTTTTGATGATTATAAATGCTGATGAAAATGTGGAAAATGAAGATTTAATTGATGAAGATGATTGTGATGATGAAATTTTGGATTTTGACAAAATGGAGATTATAGAAAATGATGAAAACATTTCACATGAATTTGTATCATCAGGAAAATATAATATTGCTGGAGATTTAAAAATAAGCAATTTGGATTTGTTTACACTTTTGAATGATTATTATAAAAATAGCACAAAAAGAGATTTTTTTAAAAATATGTTTAATAACAATTTCGATTTTGGATATAATATTTCAAATGAATTTAAAATTGATTATTCATATAAAATAAAAGATGAAATTGGAAATTTTGAAATTAAATTGACAAAAAATAAAAACTTTAGTTTTTTTTACTCTTCAATTTTTAAAAATGTAATATAAAATTAGCTATAGGAAATCCCATTTAAATTTTTATATAAAAAAGCTTACTAAAATGATTAGAGTAATCATTCAAATAAGCTTTTTAGCAAAAACTATATATCAGATTTATTTAGAGTGCTGTAATTGTTGCAAACAGTCCGAAAATTACAGAAAGTGCTGTTCTAATTCATCCTAAGATTTTTAAGTTTTTTTCGTTTATTTGTCTTTACTATCTTTTCTGTTAAAGTAAACTGTTCTCTTTTATTGCATTGAAGACTGAGCTTCTTGCTATAGTTAAATTGCTGTAATAAAAGTCAAAAATCCTAATATTACTCCTGCCGCATTTGGCACAATTAAAATATAATCTTTTTTAGGTTCTTTAGTCCATCCGTAAATTACCCATATTAAACATGAAATTGAGGCGGAAAGTGGTTGCCACGGCTGTGCTTTTTGTCCACCTATATTGGCAATAATTTGGGGAATATATGTTATAAATACAATTATCCCTATAAATGCTCCTATTGAGCCAACTAGTGTGTTAATTTTCTTTTTGTTCATTTTTCTCTCCTTGTGTTTAAAAAGTTTAGTAATTTTTACTACATTTTATATTTTATCACAGATTCTATCGCTTTACAAGTTAAAAATTTGACAAATAACTTTCTCAAGTTATAATTTATTAAAAGGAGGTTTTATGGATAATCAAAAAAAATATATAATCGCTCTAGATCAAGGAACAACTAGCTCACGTGCAATTATTTTTGATAAAAATTTGAACATTATTGAGAAAGCTCAAAAGGAATTTACACAAATTTTCCCGCAACCAGGGTGGGTTGAGCATAATGCTATGGAAATATGGGCAAGCCAGCGTTCCGTTCTTACCGAAGTTATCGCACAATCTGGAATTTCTCTAAAGGACGTTGCAGCAATTGGAATTACAAATCAAAGGGAAACTGTAATCGTGTGGGATAAAAATACTGGCGAGCCTGTCTATAACGCAATTGTCTGGCAATGCAGACGAACGGCTGAAATTTGCGAAGAATTGAAAAATCGTGGACTCGAAGATTATGTAAACGAAAATACAGGACTGATAATCGATGCTTATTTTTCTGGGACAAAAGTAAAATGGATTCTTGACAATGTGAAAGGTGCAAGGGAAAAGGCTGAAAATGGGGAACTGCTTTTTGGAACGGTTGATACTTGGCTCGTGTGGAAACTAACTGGCGGAAAAGTGCATGTTACTGATTTTACAAATGCTTCCAGAACTATGCTTTTTAACATAAAAAATTTAGAATGGGACAAAAAAATTTTAAAGGAGCTTAATATTCCAGAAAGTATGCTTCCAGAAGTTAGAAATTCAAGTGAAATTTATGGAAAAACAAGAATGGGAATTACAATTGGTGAAGAAAACGGCACTTCTATTCCAATTTCAGGCATCGCTGGAGATCAGCAGGCGGCGTTGTTTGGGCAGGCTGGATTTCATACTGGAGATATAAAGAATACTTACGGAACAGGCTGCTTTATGCTTATGAATACAGGAAACAAATGTATAAAATCAAATAATGGCTTACTTACAACTATTGCCATTGGGATTGATGGAAAAGTGGAATATGCTCTGGAAGGAAGTATTTTTATTGGTGGGGCTGTTATCCAGTGGTTTCGTGATGAATTAAGGTTTTTTGACAAGGCTTCTGATACAGAATACTTTGCACAGCAAGTTGATGATAATGGTGGAGTTTATCTAGTTCCAGCATTTGTTGGATTAGGCTCGCCATACTGGGATATGTACGCCCGTGGTACAATCGTTGGGCTTACCCGTGGATCTAATAAAAATCACATAATTCGTGCTGCCCTCGAATCCATCGCCTACCAGTCAAAAGACTTGATAAACGCAATGAAAGAAGATTCAGGTATTGAAATAAATTCTCTAAAAGTCGATGGTGGTGCAACAGCAAACAATTTCCTAATGCAATTTCAAAGTGATATTTTAAATACAAAAGTTTTACGTCCTGAAATTATCGAAACAACTGCATTAGGCGCTGCATATTTAGCTGGACTCGCCGTTGGATTTTGGAAAAATAAAGAAGAAATCAAAAAGAACTGGCGTTTAAACAAAGAATTTTTACCAAATTTATCTGAAAATTTAAGGAAAAAATATTATAAATGCTGGAAAAAGGCGGTTGAAAAGGCTAAAAGCTGGGAAGAAGATTGAAAAATATAACAAATAATACAAAAAACAGTGAAAGTAAAATTCCACTGTTTTTATTTTTTCAAGTATATTATTTTTTACATTATTCCACTATCTTCATCCCTTTTTCTTTCAATTCCCCAGCATACTTTTGCGCCGTCGTATAATCCGTAATAATCACAAGCTGATTTCCACTCTGAATCAATGTATCTCCACGTGCAATGCTGTCCTTCCCAGCTTTACGCACACTTACAATCAGAAGATTTTCAGGCAAATTCAAATCTTTAACTGTCTTATTATCAAATTCTGAATTTGCACCCACAGGAATCAAAAGCGTAACAATTTTATCTTTCGCGTTTTTCCTATTTGATTTTACACCAATATCAATTTTTTTGTTTTTCCACCATTTTTCAAGCATTTCAAGCCTTCTGGCATGCTTTTCATTTTCACTATTCTGTTTATCTTCTGCCAAAATTTGCTTATGAAACATATTGAAATAAAGCCGTTCATAAATAGGTTCCATTTTCAATAATTCTGTAAAAATATAAGTTATTGTACAGACAATTATTAGCATATACAAATATGAAAAATTCCCTGTCATTTCCAAAATCAATGTAATTCCTGTAATTGGCGCTCTTACAACCGCTGTAAAATAAGCCGCCATTCCCAACAGCATAAAATGTACAATGATTTCATTTGGAATCGAAAAATAATGGTTCAAAATTTCTCCATACACTTTTCCTGTCAAAGCCCCTATTACAAGCATTGGCAAAAAAATTCCTCCTGGTGCTCCTGTTGCGTAGCAAAGCATTGTATAAAAGAATTTTAGGACTAAAATTATAATAAGTGTTCTAAGAAGCACATTTTTTCCAAACATTTCTTCAATAAGTTCGTGCCCACCGCCTGTTATATCGCTAAAAAACACAGCTATAGCATAGGCGATAATCATAAATAACAACATTTTCACATATTTATTTAATTTCCATTTTTTATATTGTCTTTGAATAAGCAGCAAAAAATAACTGAATGCTTTTCCAGTAATTGTGATTATAATGCAAAAGATCACTGTTATAATTGCAAATATATAATATGGTATATCTTTTGGAAGCATAAAATTATATTGAAAGGATGTATGCGAGCCTAAAATCATTCTTGAAATAAAATTTGAAGTTCCACTTGCCACAAGAGTACAAATTAACAGTAACGGCGAGAAAAATTTATGCAATTCTTCCAGTGAAAAAATTACTCCTGCAAGTGGCGCGTTAAATGTAGACGAAATCCCAGCACTTGCTCCACACGTCACCAAATATTTTTCTTCTACTTCTGAACGCTTTGTAACTTCCTTAATTCCAGAACCTACCAAAGCCCCCAAATGCACCGAAGGCCCTTCACGCCCCATAGACATTCCAGTCCCAATTGCCAAAATTCCTCCCACAAATTTTGTAACCAGTTCTCCAAACCACTTAAACTTAACCTTTTTCGTAAGTAATCCGCTAACCTGCGGAATTCCGCTCCCGCTAATCAGTGGATATTTTGATAGCATAAACTGCACTGCCATTCCCATCAGAATAAAAACAATTATCCCAATAATTATTTTTGGAAGTTCCAGATTTGTTGTAAAAAATTCCCGAAATATTGACATTTTTTTTAATAATAAAGTATACGTTCCTACGATAATTCCTGAAAAAATTCCCACGAGAAAACATAGAAATATCAATACTATGTTATTCCGTCTTGACTTTAACGAGCTTATATCCCGCAGTTCATGTAAAACATCTTTTGCCATTTTATTTCCTTCTTCCATTCTGTTTTAAAAATATTTCTCCATATTAAAATAAAAAATTTCCCCATCTTTATCAATCAAAAATCCTGAAATCTCCATTTCTTTAGACAATTTTCCCATAATTTCATAAAATTTTTCAGGTGTCTGGTTATACATTCCTGTCGAAATAATATCGCCAAAAAAAGCATTTTCTGTAATTACTCCAACTTGCTTATTTTGAGATGGAAATCCTGTTTTGGGACTTATAATATGCCCGTATTTTTCGTTATTTATCAAAAGATATGTATTTTTTTGATTGGAAGTTGAATAACTTTTATTTTTTATTTTTATTTCAAATAAATCGTTGTATTCATCGTCGCCAGCATATTGATTTTGAGTTATTTTAATCGGCATTCCCTTTTTATTTCGCAATATTTCCCTTTCCTCTTCAGGATTTTCAGCGATAATCCCCCATTCATCAATAGCAATGATACTACTCCCGCCAGCATTTACAATTGCGTCCTTTATTCCAATTTTTTTCATTTCTTCAACTATTTTTTCTATTGCGTATGCCTTTATAAATGAACCTGTTATAATTTCCTGATTCTTTTCAATTTTTATCCGATTTCTCTTTTTATCAATAATTATTTTTTTGTAATCCACAAGCCTTTTTGCTTTTTTTATTTTATCCAAAGACGGCAAAATAGGATTTTGTTTATAAAATCCCCAAAGTCTTATGAGAGGCATTATCGTAATGTCATATTCTCCGCCAATAATTTTTGACAAATGAATAATTTTGCTCAAAATTTTTATAGTTTCATCATTTACTTTTACAAAATGCCCGCTATTTTTATTTATTTTATCAATGTACGAATTTTCTGAATATGAATTATACTTTTCATCTATATCTTCCAAAATCCCAAATAATTTGTCAAAGATAGAATCATCATAAATTTCAGGAATTTTAATTTTTATGTCTGAATGGAATAAAAATCGTACTTGAACTTTATACATCATATTTTTCACCTATTTAATACATTATTTTTTCGATGTATCAAGTTTAAATTTATCTTTAACATCAGTATCGTCTAGTTTTAAATCACCACTATTTTTAGGCTGCTGTTGTGTATTTGAGTTTTGGTTATTCTCGGATTTTTTTTCATTTCCGCTTTGTTCATTTTGATTGACGGGTTTGTTTTGTGGCTGTTGAGCAGATTTTGCTTCTGTGGGATTTCCATTATTTTGAGGTTTTTGATTGCTTCCAGCTGATGAAGTTGCCTGTTCACTGTTTTTGCCTTCAGTTCCTGTTTTTGCTCCTGCAGATGAAGTTGCTTTTTCACTGACTTTTCCTTCTTTAGCAGTTCCATTTACTGACGATGTGGCTTTTTCGCTAGTTTTACCTTCTACTGTAGTTTGTGCTTTATTTTTTGTAAATTGTTTGTAATTTCCGAATGCAATTAACGAAACTGCCCCTAAAAATAATATTATTTTTTTTTTATTGCTCATTGTTTTTCTCTCCTTTTTTTATAAATTACATTTATATTTTTTTTCATTTATAACATTATACAACATTTTCCATTTTTTTTCATTTATAAATTATGTGAACTACTCCCGCTTTTAGAAGCGGAAGCTTCTTGGGAAGTATCTTCTTTTGTTAGCCAAATATATTTACCAAGCTCTTCGGGCAGTTCCTACCCTGTCTTTCTATTTCCTAATATTTCAACATCTCTTTTCCAATGTTTTTTATATTCAGTGCCGCATTGTAATCTCTATCAATTTCAATTCCACAGCACTCACATTTATAACTTCTTTCTGATAATTTCAGTTCCTCTTTAACGTTTCCACATTTACTACAAGTTTTCGATGACGGAAACCACTTATCTATTTTCAAAAATTGTTTCCCTGAAAACATCAGTTTATACTCAAGCATTCTCAAAAACATTCCCCATCCATTATCTCCTACACTTTTCCCAAAATTTAATGCCTGGCTCATCCCTTTCATATTCAAATCCTCAACAGCCACAGTATTATACGCTTCAGACAATTTTTTCGATAATTTATGTAGAAAATCTCCTCGGCAATTCTTGATATACTCATGTAATTTTGATATTTTCTCTTTTTGCTTATACCAATTTTTAGAAAATTTCACTTTTCTCGATAATGATTTCTGCAATTTTTTCAATTTTTTCTCCAACATCTTAAAATACCTTGGATAATCAGCCCTTTGGTTTTCAGAACTGACAAATAATTCAGACATTGAAAAATCAAGTCCAATTACTTTATCATTACTTGGCATTTTTTGAATTTCTTTTTCAAATTCCGTCAAGACAGAAACATAGTAATTTCCATTACTGTTTGTCAATGTTACTGACTTTATCTTGTAATCTTTCGGTATTTCTCTATGATATTTTAATTTAATTTTTTTCAATTTTGGCAAAACCAAATATTTGTTTTCCTCAATTCGTATTGAATTATTCACACAATTTGTCGTATAACTTTTA contains:
- a CDS encoding SemiSWEET family transporter, with amino-acid sequence MNKKKINTLVGSIGAFIGIIVFITYIPQIIANIGGQKAQPWQPLSASISCLIWVIYGWTKEPKKDYILIVPNAAGVILGFLTFITAI
- a CDS encoding RNA-guided endonuclease TnpB family protein, translated to MKYNLAFKYRIYPNKEQELLVNKTFGCVRFVYNTILYTANKIYEETGKNKIITPASLKSENQFLKEVDSLALSNAQLNVKRSFTNFFQKRAKFPKFKSKKTSVKSYTTNCVNNSIRIEENKYLVLPKLKKIKLKYHREIPKDYKIKSVTLTNSNGNYYVSVLTEFEKEIQKMPSNDKVIGLDFSMSELFVSSENQRADYPRYFKMLEKKLKKLQKSLSRKVKFSKNWYKQKEKISKLHEYIKNCRGDFLHKLSKKLSEAYNTVAVEDLNMKGMSQALNFGKSVGDNGWGMFLRMLEYKLMFSGKQFLKIDKWFPSSKTCSKCGNVKEELKLSERSYKCECCGIEIDRDYNAALNIKNIGKEMLKY
- the glpK gene encoding glycerol kinase GlpK — encoded protein: MDNQKKYIIALDQGTTSSRAIIFDKNLNIIEKAQKEFTQIFPQPGWVEHNAMEIWASQRSVLTEVIAQSGISLKDVAAIGITNQRETVIVWDKNTGEPVYNAIVWQCRRTAEICEELKNRGLEDYVNENTGLIIDAYFSGTKVKWILDNVKGAREKAENGELLFGTVDTWLVWKLTGGKVHVTDFTNASRTMLFNIKNLEWDKKILKELNIPESMLPEVRNSSEIYGKTRMGITIGEENGTSIPISGIAGDQQAALFGQAGFHTGDIKNTYGTGCFMLMNTGNKCIKSNNGLLTTIAIGIDGKVEYALEGSIFIGGAVIQWFRDELRFFDKASDTEYFAQQVDDNGGVYLVPAFVGLGSPYWDMYARGTIVGLTRGSNKNHIIRAALESIAYQSKDLINAMKEDSGIEINSLKVDGGATANNFLMQFQSDILNTKVLRPEIIETTALGAAYLAGLAVGFWKNKEEIKKNWRLNKEFLPNLSENLRKKYYKCWKKAVEKAKSWEED
- a CDS encoding ClC family H(+)/Cl(-) exchange transporter, producing the protein MAKDVLHELRDISSLKSRRNNIVLIFLCFLVGIFSGIIVGTYTLLLKKMSIFREFFTTNLELPKIIIGIIVFILMGMAVQFMLSKYPLISGSGIPQVSGLLTKKVKFKWFGELVTKFVGGILAIGTGMSMGREGPSVHLGALVGSGIKEVTKRSEVEEKYLVTCGASAGISSTFNAPLAGVIFSLEELHKFFSPLLLICTLVASGTSNFISRMILGSHTSFQYNFMLPKDIPYYIFAIITVIFCIIITITGKAFSYFLLLIQRQYKKWKLNKYVKMLLFMIIAYAIAVFFSDITGGGHELIEEMFGKNVLLRTLIIILVLKFFYTMLCYATGAPGGIFLPMLVIGALTGKVYGEILNHYFSIPNEIIVHFMLLGMAAYFTAVVRAPITGITLILEMTGNFSYLYMLIIVCTITYIFTELLKMEPIYERLYFNMFHKQILAEDKQNSENEKHARRLEMLEKWWKNKKIDIGVKSNRKNAKDKIVTLLIPVGANSEFDNKTVKDLNLPENLLIVSVRKAGKDSIARGDTLIQSGNQLVIITDYTTAQKYAGELKEKGMKIVE
- a CDS encoding FAD:protein FMN transferase — encoded protein: MMYKVQVRFLFHSDIKIKIPEIYDDSIFDKLFGILEDIDEKYNSYSENSYIDKINKNSGHFVKVNDETIKILSKIIHLSKIIGGEYDITIMPLIRLWGFYKQNPILPSLDKIKKAKRLVDYKKIIIDKKRNRIKIEKNQEIITGSFIKAYAIEKIVEEMKKIGIKDAIVNAGGSSIIAIDEWGIIAENPEEEREILRNKKGMPIKITQNQYAGDDEYNDLFEIKIKNKSYSTSNQKNTYLLINNEKYGHIISPKTGFPSQNKQVGVITENAFFGDIISTGMYNQTPEKFYEIMGKLSKEMEISGFLIDKDGEIFYFNMEKYF
- a CDS encoding spherulation-specific family 4 protein, with amino-acid sequence MERKVKNENKGLEAFGNDEIFDIIKNNLKNDKEYKVNFGYMNGFHKSKIDNSQKLFKNSSFNQNISDSSEKNQFNFSSENSIPYVIINLSDDFSYENSSKYITQIKKNNKLGIKNLGYVTTNEYLKSIDKIYSEIDKYMEFFGENYISGIFFDELSSGKNLSEVKYMSQLYNYVKTKYPDSLVVGNPGGTITDEMSKYADLWLTSEVSADDYINNWIPRNYEFENNPANSSHIVHVIHSAKPEQYETLVNLSKERNAGFLMIINADENVENEDLIDEDDCDDEILDFDKMEIIENDENISHEFVSSGKYNIAGDLKISNLDLFTLLNDYYKNSTKRDFFKNMFNNNFDFGYNISNEFKIDYSYKIKDEIGNFEIKLTKNKNFSFFYSSIFKNVI